Proteins encoded in a region of the Anopheles aquasalis chromosome 2, idAnoAquaMG_Q_19, whole genome shotgun sequence genome:
- the LOC126573519 gene encoding homocysteine S-methyltransferase-like isoform X2, translating to MSGVTVLDGGFATQLSVHVGKSIDGDPLWSARFNATNPNAVFRTHLDFLEAGAEAIMTNTYQASIEGYGEYLHLNEDASLNLIKSTVRVAQMARTRFLATRVNSDQPRTPPLLVASIGPYGAHLHDGSEYTGSYASTVSPDTIQKWHRPRIEACIEAGVDVLGIETIPCKMEAAALFDLMSEEYPSVRFWISFQCKDNLHLANGELFSEAVNSLWARARSRRNKTLLALGVNCVHPQIVTPLFKSVNELKAPEARIPLIVYPNSGEIYTVEEGWQGKEDCVPLEHYVPQWVELGARFIGGCCRTYARDIQRIKQAVESIAEKSHQ from the exons ATGAGCGGTGTGACAGTACTGGACGGTGGCTTTGCCACACAGCTCTCGGTGCACGTTGGCAAGAGCATTGATGGAGATCCACTGTGGAGTGCCCGGTTCAACGCTACCAATCCCAACGCTGTGTTCCGGACGCATCTCGATTTTCTGGAGGCCGGCGCTGAAGCTATCATGACCAACACTTACCAGGCCAGTATCGAAGGATATGGCGAGTATCTGCATCTCAACGAGGACGCCAGCCTGAACTTGATCAAGTCGACGGTACGTGTAGCGCAGATGGCCCGGACTCGGTTTCTGGCTACACGAGTGAACAGCGATCAACCCCGGACCCCACCATTGCTGGTGGCCTCCATTGGACCGTATGGAGCACATCTGCACGATGGATCGGAGTATACGGGTAGCTATGCGAGTACGGTTTCACCCGATACGATCCAAAAGTGGCATCGACCAAGAATCGAGGCCTGTATCGAGGCGGGCGTCGATGTGCTCGGGATTGAGACGATTCCCTGCAAG ATGGAAGCTGCAGCACTGTTCGATCTGATGAGTGAAGAGTATCCTAGCGTGCGGTTCTGGATCTCGTTCCAATGCAAGGACAACCTACATCTGGCCAATGGTGAACTGTTTAGCGAGGCAGTAAACTCACTGTGGGCTAGGGCACGCTCAAGGCGCAACAAAACTCTGCTAGCGCTAGGTGTAAACTGTGTCCATCCGCAGATCGTAACGCCGCTTTTTAAAAGCGTGAACGAGCTAAAGGCTCCCGAGGCTCGCATTCCCCTCATTGTCTATCCGAATTCCGGCGAAATCTATACCGTTGAAGAGGG ATGGCAGGGTAAGGAAGACTGTGTTCCGCTAGAGCATTATGTGCCCCAGTGGGTTGAGCTCGGTGCGCGGTTCATAGGCGGATGCTGCAGGACCTACGCTCGAGACATTCAGCGCATCAAGCAGGCTGTTGAGAGCATCGCTGAGAAATCACATCAATGA
- the LOC126573519 gene encoding homocysteine S-methyltransferase-like isoform X1 translates to MKLSGGRAAVRCGDQRTQDNMSGVTVLDGGFATQLSVHVGKSIDGDPLWSARFNATNPNAVFRTHLDFLEAGAEAIMTNTYQASIEGYGEYLHLNEDASLNLIKSTVRVAQMARTRFLATRVNSDQPRTPPLLVASIGPYGAHLHDGSEYTGSYASTVSPDTIQKWHRPRIEACIEAGVDVLGIETIPCKMEAAALFDLMSEEYPSVRFWISFQCKDNLHLANGELFSEAVNSLWARARSRRNKTLLALGVNCVHPQIVTPLFKSVNELKAPEARIPLIVYPNSGEIYTVEEGWQGKEDCVPLEHYVPQWVELGARFIGGCCRTYARDIQRIKQAVESIAEKSHQ, encoded by the exons ATGAAG TTAAGTGGTGGACGAGCAGCAGTACGGTGTGGTGATCAACGAACTCAAGACAATATGAGCGGTGTGACAGTACTGGACGGTGGCTTTGCCACACAGCTCTCGGTGCACGTTGGCAAGAGCATTGATGGAGATCCACTGTGGAGTGCCCGGTTCAACGCTACCAATCCCAACGCTGTGTTCCGGACGCATCTCGATTTTCTGGAGGCCGGCGCTGAAGCTATCATGACCAACACTTACCAGGCCAGTATCGAAGGATATGGCGAGTATCTGCATCTCAACGAGGACGCCAGCCTGAACTTGATCAAGTCGACGGTACGTGTAGCGCAGATGGCCCGGACTCGGTTTCTGGCTACACGAGTGAACAGCGATCAACCCCGGACCCCACCATTGCTGGTGGCCTCCATTGGACCGTATGGAGCACATCTGCACGATGGATCGGAGTATACGGGTAGCTATGCGAGTACGGTTTCACCCGATACGATCCAAAAGTGGCATCGACCAAGAATCGAGGCCTGTATCGAGGCGGGCGTCGATGTGCTCGGGATTGAGACGATTCCCTGCAAG ATGGAAGCTGCAGCACTGTTCGATCTGATGAGTGAAGAGTATCCTAGCGTGCGGTTCTGGATCTCGTTCCAATGCAAGGACAACCTACATCTGGCCAATGGTGAACTGTTTAGCGAGGCAGTAAACTCACTGTGGGCTAGGGCACGCTCAAGGCGCAACAAAACTCTGCTAGCGCTAGGTGTAAACTGTGTCCATCCGCAGATCGTAACGCCGCTTTTTAAAAGCGTGAACGAGCTAAAGGCTCCCGAGGCTCGCATTCCCCTCATTGTCTATCCGAATTCCGGCGAAATCTATACCGTTGAAGAGGG ATGGCAGGGTAAGGAAGACTGTGTTCCGCTAGAGCATTATGTGCCCCAGTGGGTTGAGCTCGGTGCGCGGTTCATAGGCGGATGCTGCAGGACCTACGCTCGAGACATTCAGCGCATCAAGCAGGCTGTTGAGAGCATCGCTGAGAAATCACATCAATGA
- the LOC126573520 gene encoding uncharacterized protein LOC126573520 gives MFTCGWCCSIIIMLLVCEYSCELESESNMPLVNGFTFELLQNQLSEVRGSISQLEDNLNKQSQTEELRKEILSLAERLKSIEQSMESDRTTLATQHADKQDKLESLQNNFTDRLDGLETRFSEKITQVLQNIDSYKNRLKTLEGGFSKVVSANEQLENSVKVFQQNTNQQMKHLIQILEQSARNRYPIETTTDIYQRVYNSCDDVPSSGLWKIRYGTQVTSTTCFKFT, from the exons ATGTTCACTTGCGGTTGGTGCTGTTCGATCATAATTATGTTATTAGTTTGTGAATATTCTTGTGAATTAGAATCCGAATCAAATATGCCATTGGTAAATGGTTTCACTTTTGAGCTTTTGCAGAACCAACTGAGTGAAGTGCGCGGAAG CATATCACAACTTGAggataatttgaataaacaatCACAAACAGAGGAGTTGAGAAAAGAAATACTTTCGCTGGCAGAACGGCTCAAGAGCATTGAACAAAGCATGGAAAGTGACAGGACCACCCTAGCCACACAGCACGCTGATAAGCAAGACAAACTGGAATCTCTTCAGAACAACTTCACGGATCGATTAGATGGTTTGGAAACAAGATTCTCTGAAAAAATTACCCAGGTCCTGCAGAACATCGACAGCTACAAAAATCGTCTGAAAACTCTCGAAGGTGGTTTCAGTAAGGTGGTTTCAGCAAATGAACAGCTGGAAAACAGTGTTAAAG TGTTTCAGCAAAATACCAATCAACAGATGAAACATCTAATACAAATTTTGGAACAGTCAGCACGCAATCGCTATCCTATCGAAACAACAACCGATATCTATCAAAGAG TGTACAATTCCTGTGATGACGTTCCGTCCTCTGGTCTGTGGAAAATTCGTTATGGAACCCAAGTAACTTCCACAACATGCTTTAAGTTCACTTAA
- the LOC126573518 gene encoding protein phosphatase 1L, which produces MEDELEDKILYQTLSKSHMKLLSKFAVGVTPFNSSLSYAWKVMRVYLLKPEVLIAGLLICLFVLYLQAAEVWSRGFIGRISSSLGLGGKGRSGKLALLASAAEKHSWDERTSGSAVYAVQGRRAKMEDRFVISENINNSGISLFAIFDGHGGEYAAEYAKNVLVRNIHDKLAQSSAIADGRSPMEGSKSGGADCEAESKQKKPESEPQEEENERHKVNHHNAASPSATASEGAQRRQSFRKSKTEDAIGVGGAGAGANSNQQLENDLLSKYMGNASPARQQLKKNLLNGTAGAASTVPEAKPKTYEARCYVQNGSINFGKIITDEVLAADHDLVEAARKLADFAGTTALIAVIHRSKLIVANVGDSRGVMCDHKGNAIPLSFDHKPQQVREQKRIADAGGFIAFKGVWRVAGILATSRALGDYPLKEKKLVIADPDVLSFDLVDHRPQFLILASDGLWDTFTNEEAVAFVRERLDEPHFGAKSIALQSYNRGSVDNITVLVIVLKNGRYEVGSSSD; this is translated from the exons ATGGAGGACGAGCTGGAAGATAAGATACTATACCAGACCCTGTCCAAGTCGCACATGAAGCTACTCTCGAAGTTCGCCGTGGGCGTTACGCCGTTCAACAGCTCGCTCAGTTACGCGTGGAAGGTGATGCGGGTGTATCTGCTGAAGCCGGAGGTGCTGATCGCCGGTCTGCTGATCTGTCTCTTCGTCCTCTACCTGCAAGCGGCGGAAGTATGGAGCCGCGGGTTCATCGGGCGCATCAGCAGCTCCCTGGGCCTCGGTGGCAAGGGCCGATCGGGCAAGCTGGCACTGCTTGCGTCCGCTGCCGAGAAGCACAGCTGGGACGAACGTACCTCCGGAAGTGCCGTGTACGCCGTCCAAGGTCGCCGTGCAAAGATGGAGGATAG GTTCGTTATTAGTGAGAACATCAACAATAGTGGTATCTCTCTGTTTGCGATCTTCGATGGACATGGTGGGGAGTACGCGGCAGAGTACGCCAAGAACGTGCTGGTCAGGAACATCCACGACAAGCTGGCTCAATCGTCGGCCATCGCCGATGGTCGATCGCCAATGGAAGGGTCCAAGAGCGGAGGTGCTGATTGTGAAGCAGAGAGCAAGCAAAAGAAGCCAGAATCTGAACCgcaagaggaagagaatgagCGACACAAGGTGAACCACCATAATGCTGCATCACCGTCGGCCACTGCTTCCGAGGGAGCTCAGCGCAGACAGAGCTTCCGCAAGTCAAAAACGGAAGATGCAATCGGAGtaggcggtgctggtgctggagccaACAGCAATCAACAGCTGGAGAACGATCTGCTCAGCAAGTACATGGGCAATGCGTCGCCGGCACGGCAGCAGCTTAAGAAGAATCTACTGAACGGCACCGCCGGTGCGGCCAGCACGGTACcggaagcgaaaccgaaaacctACGAAGCTCGTTGTTACGTGCAGAATGGGAGCATAAACTTTGGAAAAATCATCACCGACGAGGTACTAGCGGCTGATCATGATCTCGTCGAAGCAGCCCGGAAattg GCGGACTTTGCTGGAACAACCGCCCTAATCGCCGTGATTCATCGTAGCAAGCTGATCGTAGCGAATGTGGGCGATTCGCGTGGCGTAATGTGTGATCATAAGGGTAACGCGATACCACTCTCGTTCGACCACAAACCGCAGCAGGTACGTGAACAGAAACGAATTGCCGACGCCGGTGGCTTTATTGCGTTCAAGGGCGTGTGGCGAGTAGCTGGCATTTTGGCGACCTCCCGTGCACTCGGTGACTATCcgttgaaggagaagaaactgGTTATCGCCGATCCAGACGTCCTTTCTTTCGACCTGGTCGATCATAG GCCGCAATTTTTGATCCTGGCTTCGGATGGGCTCTGGGATACCTTTACAAATGAGGAAGCGGTTGCATTCGTACGTGAGCGGCTCGATGAACCACACTTTGGCGCGAAAAGCATTGCGCTGCAATCGTACAATCGTGGTTCCGTCGACAACATCACGGTGTTGGTGATCGTGCTGAAAAACGGTCGATACGAGGTTGGCTCGTCGAGTGATTGA
- the LOC126573521 gene encoding uncharacterized protein LOC126573521, whose protein sequence is MSDQSAFPCNCATLFLLLLATPWSASVPIQGVVQNALRNGPTHQGYFNGFAFELVLSRLSVIDQSIMQLRQDVRSLQERDQQADNITRLEQRLDNVEVRLQETNVLGVQINDQQSRINSLSTDLLGITNRQSQLETTIASFSQRGHGRRPHHHHQGHRG, encoded by the exons ATGTCTGACCAAAGTGCTTTCCCGTGCAACTGCGCCACATTATTTCTGCTACTGCTCGCCACTCCATGGAGCGCCAGTGTCCCGATTCAAGGTGTCGTTCAAAATGCATTAAGAAACGGTCCAACGCATCAAGGATACTTTAATGGCTTCGCATTCGAATTAGTCTTGAGTCGTTTGAGCGTGATTGATCAAAG TATTATGCAGCTACGACAAGATGTTCGCTCACTACAAGAACGAGATCAACAGGCGGATAATATTACACGTCTAGAACAACGACTAGACAATGTTGAGGTCCGTTTACAGGAGACCAATGTACTCGGTGTACAGATAAACGATCAGCAAAGCCGTATTAACTCTCTGTCAACCGATCTGCTGGGCATAACCAACAGACAGAGCCAGTTAGAAACCACCATTGCTTCCTTTAGCCAGAGAGGACATGGGCGAcgacctcatcatcatcatcagggtcATCGAGGTTGA
- the LOC126575702 gene encoding fibrinogen-like protein A, with amino-acid sequence MKLTIGFIVICATLYARASIKCPEIVDAIVDTSPEDGILGQVLKMLQTRFDFVDRKLLELQVELKKQREEVGRNISLLQDRSKLHISDCVIPSSTPPQIASTAATTATEPTTTTTPATTTTTTSTTTPPQPKKPASCKEVASNVSGVYLIHVGSNSIPFQVYCEMEKHGGGWLVVQHRFNGSVDFYRTWDQYREGFGDLNGEFWLGLEKMHQITSSRNHELIVEIQDFSGDYGHACYNGFRIGSESEQYSLKTLGAYSGTAGDSMTGTNKGMKFSTKDRENDVSVNDCARNFHGAWWYNGCTYANLNGVYKNAINHKSIHWHSFKNDYHGLSFSRMMIREL; translated from the coding sequence ATGAAGCTGACTATTGGCTTCATAGTTATTTGTGCTACATTGTACGCAAGGGCAAGTATTAAATGCCCAGAAATCGTCGACGCCATTGTAGACACATCGCCTGAAGATGGAATCCTTGGACAAGTGCTAAAGATGCTGCAGACCAGATTTGACTTTGTTGACCGTAAGTTGTTGGAGCTTCAAGTTGAACTGAAGAAGCAACGCGAGGAAGTCGGCAGAAACATCAGTTTGCTCCAGGATCGTTCCAAATTGCACATCTCGGATTGTGTCATACCATCCTCGACACCTCCTCAGATAGCAAGCACCGCAGCTACAACGGCAACAGAACCAACAACCACGAcaacgccagcaacaacaacaacaacaactagtaccacaacaccaccgcaGCCTAAAAAACCAGCATCGTGCAAAGAGGTGGCGTCGAACGTCTCCGGAGTGTATCTCATTCACGTTGGTAGCAATAGTATCCCATTTCAAGTGTACTGTGAGATGGAAAAGCATGGAGGAGGTTGGTTGGTAGTGCAGCATCGCTTCAACGGATCGGTCGATTTTTATCGTACCTGGGATCAATACCGCGAAGGATTTGGAGACCTCAACGGTGAATTCTGGCTAGGACTAGAAAAGATGCACCAGATCACCTCGTCGCGTAATCATGAATTGATAGTAGAGATACAAGATTTCAGCGGCGACTACGGGCATGCATGCTACAACGGGTTCCGCATAGGTAGCGAGAGTGAGCAATACAGTCTCAAGACCTTGGGAGCATATAGTGGAACTGCAGGTGACTCAATGACCGGTACTAACAAAGGGATGAAATTCTCAACAAAAGATCGGGAAAACGATGTGTCTGTTAATGACTGTGCTCGTAACTTTCATGGGGCCTGGTGGTACAATGGTTGTACTTATGCGAATCTGAACGGAGTGTACAAAAATGCGATTAATCACAAATCAATCCATTGGCACTCTTTCAAAAACGATTACCACGGTTTGAGCTTTTCCAGGATGATGATACGCGAATTATAA